The Hymenobacter baengnokdamensis genome includes a region encoding these proteins:
- a CDS encoding 5-(carboxyamino)imidazole ribonucleotide synthase → MNPDIHKDAMTPIYPGSTDAAGQRATLGVLGGGQLGRMFVHAAQRLGYFTAVLEPDAQSPAGLVSHQHIQTAYDDPAGLARLAHLCQAITTEFENVPAQALQTLAQTRPVAPGAAAVGIAQDRIAEKAHFAACADVSGVSCAPYVVIETPAQLQAVQAERADLLPGILKTARMGYDGKGQVRVRTAAELATAWAELGGTACVLEKMLTLTAECSVLVARGWNGQVVSFAPQRNVHVEGILAVTHAYEGNMPPALATSARDAAVAIAQQLGYVGVLCVEFFVVDDGSEHGGLVVNEMAPRPHNSGHYTLDACDASQFDLQVHAMAGLPLPQPRQHSPAIMLNLLGDVWFDASGQPREPDWHSVLSLPGLHLHLYGKAQARPGRKMGHLTITGPDVAGIKTVARRAAGLLGLPGLNDI, encoded by the coding sequence ATGAACCCCGATATTCACAAGGACGCCATGACCCCGATTTACCCCGGCAGTACAGACGCCGCTGGCCAGCGAGCCACCCTGGGGGTGCTGGGGGGCGGCCAGCTGGGCCGCATGTTTGTGCATGCCGCCCAGCGGCTGGGTTACTTCACCGCCGTACTGGAGCCCGACGCGCAAAGTCCGGCCGGGCTGGTGAGCCACCAGCACATCCAGACCGCCTACGACGACCCGGCTGGTCTGGCTCGGCTGGCTCACCTGTGCCAGGCCATCACCACTGAGTTTGAAAACGTGCCCGCCCAAGCCCTGCAAACACTGGCGCAGACCCGGCCCGTGGCGCCTGGGGCAGCCGCAGTAGGAATTGCCCAGGACCGCATCGCGGAAAAAGCCCACTTTGCCGCCTGCGCCGACGTGTCGGGAGTGAGCTGCGCGCCCTACGTAGTGATTGAAACGCCGGCCCAGTTGCAGGCCGTCCAGGCCGAGCGGGCCGATTTGCTGCCGGGCATCCTGAAAACCGCCCGCATGGGCTACGACGGTAAGGGCCAGGTCCGCGTCAGGACCGCCGCTGAGCTGGCCACTGCCTGGGCCGAACTGGGCGGCACCGCTTGCGTGCTGGAAAAGATGCTGACGCTAACCGCCGAGTGTTCGGTGCTGGTGGCACGCGGTTGGAACGGGCAGGTCGTTAGCTTCGCCCCGCAGCGCAACGTGCACGTCGAGGGCATTTTGGCCGTGACCCACGCCTACGAGGGCAATATGCCGCCAGCCCTGGCAACCAGTGCCCGTGACGCCGCCGTTGCCATAGCGCAGCAGCTTGGCTATGTTGGGGTGCTGTGCGTCGAGTTTTTTGTGGTGGACGACGGCAGTGAGCACGGCGGCCTGGTGGTCAACGAGATGGCTCCGCGCCCGCACAACAGCGGCCACTACACCCTGGACGCCTGTGACGCGTCGCAGTTTGACCTGCAGGTGCATGCTATGGCGGGCTTGCCCTTGCCGCAGCCGCGCCAGCATTCCCCGGCCATCATGCTCAACCTGCTCGGCGACGTGTGGTTTGACGCCAGCGGGCAACCGCGTGAGCCGGACTGGCACAGCGTACTGAGCCTGCCGGGCCTGCACCTGCACCTGTACGGCAAGGCGCAGGCGCGACCAGGCCGCAAGATGGGCCACCTGACCATCACCGGCCCGGATGTGGCCGGTATTAAAACCGTGGCGCGGCGCGCTGCTGGCTTGCTCGGCTTGCCGGGGCTAAACGACATCTAG
- a CDS encoding phosphatase PAP2 family protein: MRSLFSSPRTLLLGLLLSSATPVLAQVPLRPAATAPADTTHKYENPQGAPTGLKKPFLKSKVFKAVAIPAVLIGYGAYTFNGGGFYTNQDAQRDIHRLFASSTTRIADALIFVPYLELGAVELFGVESRNDRVNTLLIIAKGEAIMLGSTFLVKKVSHEERPDGSDNLSFPSGHTAQAFLAASIVHTEFRDKSQWYGVGAYAVATSVAGLRMIVNKHWQSDVVAGAGFGILSAHLAYLTHRNRWGRKSIGRDIGIMPTYYGNTPGLCFTWRPK, translated from the coding sequence ATGCGTTCCCTTTTCTCTTCACCCCGTACCCTTCTGCTTGGCCTGCTGCTGAGCAGTGCTACGCCCGTGCTGGCGCAGGTGCCCCTCAGGCCGGCCGCTACGGCCCCGGCCGATACTACCCATAAGTACGAAAACCCGCAGGGTGCGCCTACCGGCCTTAAAAAGCCTTTTCTGAAAAGCAAGGTTTTTAAAGCGGTAGCTATTCCGGCGGTGCTCATCGGCTACGGGGCTTATACGTTTAATGGGGGCGGCTTTTATACCAACCAGGACGCCCAGCGCGATATTCACCGCCTGTTTGCCAGCTCTACCACCCGCATCGCCGATGCGCTCATCTTCGTGCCGTATCTGGAGCTGGGCGCCGTTGAGCTGTTTGGGGTAGAGTCGCGCAATGACCGCGTCAATACCCTGCTCATTATTGCCAAGGGCGAAGCCATTATGCTGGGTAGTACGTTCCTGGTGAAGAAAGTAAGCCACGAGGAGCGGCCCGACGGCTCCGACAATCTCTCGTTTCCCTCGGGGCACACGGCCCAGGCGTTTCTGGCGGCCAGCATTGTGCACACCGAGTTTCGCGATAAAAGCCAGTGGTACGGCGTGGGGGCCTACGCCGTGGCCACCAGCGTGGCCGGCCTGCGCATGATTGTAAACAAGCACTGGCAAAGCGACGTGGTAGCCGGCGCGGGTTTCGGCATCTTGTCGGCTCACCTGGCATACCTCACGCACCGCAACCGCTGGGGCCGCAAATCCATCGGCCGCGATATCGGCATTATGCCCACCTACTACGGCAATACGCCGGGCCTGTGCTTTACCTGGCGGCCCAAGTAG
- a CDS encoding glycoside hydrolase family 28 protein, which yields MIRFSLLPGALLALATWHTTPTLAQANRGAVAQPAPPTLPAVRQVKFKADTFNIQKYGAVADGQTLNTQAFQQAIVACAQSGGGTVLVPAGLWLTGPIVLQNNVNLHLSTGALVQFTTDHQQYPLIKTTWEGEEAIRSQAPISGTGLKNIAITGNGTFDGAGDSWRPVKKSKLNEGEWKKLLATGGVLNDKKDSWYPSASSLKGNMLAAANTPRKSLNPKDFDDIRDFLRPNMLSLTDCQQILLEGFTIQNSPAWTIHPLLCQDLTVRRVTARNPWYGQNTDAIDVESCRNGVLDDCVFSVGDDGLCIKSGRDAEGRKRGVPTENFLIQNCKVYSAHGGFVIGSEMSGGVRNMIVRNCTFQGTDVGLRFKTARGRGGMVENIWVDGITMTDIAGQAILFDMYYMAKDPVPQTGESVAPPVIASQPLNEGTPQFQHFYIKNVTCKGAETAILVRGLPEMAIKDINLENIVIEATKGLVCQEAENIRLKNVTLLTANTQPVMEVQNSKNISLDGIKYPSGANLLLRVSGDRSQDIRLTNTNTKLAKKDLELGDKVGKKVVQVAAK from the coding sequence ATGATTCGCTTTTCGCTGCTTCCCGGCGCCTTGCTGGCGCTGGCCACCTGGCACACCACCCCTACCCTGGCCCAGGCTAACCGCGGAGCCGTAGCGCAGCCGGCCCCGCCCACTCTGCCCGCCGTGCGGCAGGTGAAGTTCAAGGCCGACACGTTCAATATTCAGAAATACGGGGCCGTGGCCGATGGCCAGACGCTTAATACGCAGGCGTTTCAGCAAGCTATTGTGGCCTGCGCCCAAAGTGGCGGCGGCACAGTGCTGGTGCCGGCGGGCCTGTGGCTCACGGGCCCCATCGTGCTCCAGAACAACGTAAACCTGCACCTGTCCACCGGCGCACTCGTGCAGTTCACCACCGACCACCAGCAGTATCCGCTCATCAAAACCACCTGGGAGGGCGAGGAAGCCATTCGCAGCCAGGCCCCGATTTCGGGTACGGGCCTGAAAAATATCGCTATCACCGGCAACGGCACGTTTGACGGGGCCGGCGACAGCTGGCGGCCGGTAAAGAAAAGTAAGCTCAACGAGGGCGAGTGGAAAAAGCTACTGGCCACCGGCGGCGTGCTCAACGACAAAAAGGACTCGTGGTATCCGTCGGCCAGCTCGCTCAAGGGCAATATGCTGGCCGCTGCCAACACCCCCCGGAAAAGCCTCAACCCCAAGGATTTCGATGATATTCGCGATTTTCTGCGGCCCAATATGCTGAGCCTTACCGATTGCCAGCAGATTTTGCTCGAAGGCTTCACCATTCAGAACTCGCCGGCTTGGACGATTCACCCCTTGCTGTGCCAGGACCTGACCGTGCGCCGCGTAACGGCCCGCAACCCCTGGTATGGCCAGAACACCGACGCCATCGACGTGGAATCGTGCCGCAACGGCGTGCTCGATGACTGCGTGTTCAGCGTGGGCGACGATGGGCTGTGCATTAAATCGGGCCGCGACGCCGAGGGCCGTAAGCGCGGCGTGCCTACCGAAAACTTTCTTATTCAGAACTGCAAAGTGTACAGCGCCCACGGCGGCTTCGTGATTGGCTCCGAAATGTCGGGCGGCGTGCGCAACATGATAGTGCGCAACTGCACCTTCCAGGGCACCGACGTAGGGCTGCGCTTCAAAACGGCGCGGGGCCGCGGCGGCATGGTCGAAAACATCTGGGTTGATGGCATTACCATGACCGATATTGCCGGGCAGGCCATTCTATTCGATATGTACTATATGGCCAAGGACCCGGTGCCGCAGACCGGCGAGTCGGTGGCGCCGCCCGTCATCGCGTCCCAGCCCCTGAACGAGGGCACGCCGCAGTTCCAGCACTTCTACATCAAAAACGTAACCTGCAAAGGGGCCGAAACCGCGATTCTGGTACGCGGCCTGCCCGAGATGGCCATTAAGGATATTAACCTCGAAAACATTGTGATTGAGGCTACTAAAGGGCTGGTTTGCCAGGAAGCCGAAAACATCCGCCTCAAAAACGTGACGCTGCTCACGGCCAATACCCAGCCGGTAATGGAAGTGCAGAACAGCAAGAACATCAGCCTCGACGGCATTAAGTACCCCAGCGGGGCCAACCTGCTGCTGCGCGTGAGCGGCGACCGCAGCCAGGACATTCGCCTCACCAACACCAACACCAAGCTCGCCAAAAAAGACCTGGAGCTGGGCGATAAGGTAGGTAAAAAGGTGGTGCAGGTGGCGGCGAAGTAA
- a CDS encoding glycoside hydrolase family 88 protein, with translation MTSSARLLLSAALALPLLAPAQNAPAAMSQRMADAFIAQHPDSIVIGNRKTARWDYEQGLMLRALERVWERTGDARYFTYIQKDLDQFVQKDGSIRTYKADEYQLDNLATGPALLLLSQLSVPGNEKYRLAAATLRKQLASQPRTKEGGFWHKKTYPNQMWLDGLYMAEPFYAEYSALTGDAAGLDDVAKQFALIEKHLVDPKTGLLYHGYDESREQQWANKATGQSPNAWDRAIGWYAMALVETLDYLPAGNANRAALIKDLQRLAPVLAKYQDAKTGTWSLVMGHESEKGNYAEASGSSMFVYALAKGVRLGYLDKKYAAVARKGYEGILKTFVATENGALALNGTVSVGGLGGKPYRDGSFQYYLSEPLRKNDLKGVGPFILASTEMEIAQENAVGQGKTVGLDYYFNHELRKNAFTGQPEQWHYTWEERTHGGFWLWGNELRELGAKTVAVPAAPTAASLKALNVYVIVDPDTKKETPQPHYISAADSKVVTDWVRAGGTLVLLANDTANCEIRHFNELARNFGVQFTDQSVNMVQGSQFEQGRVDLTSGAAVFKQAKIGYIKELAVLALQAPAQPLVTNNGKVIMATAQLGKGRVFALGDPWLYNEYTDGRKIPASFENFQAGKDLGRWLLK, from the coding sequence ATGACCTCTTCCGCTCGTCTTCTCCTTAGTGCTGCGCTGGCCCTGCCGCTGCTGGCTCCGGCCCAGAATGCCCCGGCCGCCATGTCGCAGCGCATGGCCGATGCCTTCATTGCCCAGCACCCCGACTCTATCGTTATCGGCAACCGCAAAACCGCGCGCTGGGACTACGAGCAGGGCCTCATGCTGCGGGCGCTGGAGCGCGTGTGGGAGCGCACCGGCGACGCCCGGTATTTTACCTATATTCAAAAAGACCTCGACCAGTTTGTGCAGAAGGATGGCAGCATCCGCACGTATAAGGCCGATGAATACCAGCTCGATAACCTTGCCACCGGCCCGGCGCTGCTGCTGCTGAGCCAGCTGTCGGTGCCCGGCAATGAGAAGTACCGGCTGGCGGCCGCCACCCTGCGCAAGCAGCTGGCCAGCCAGCCGCGCACCAAGGAAGGGGGTTTCTGGCACAAAAAAACCTATCCCAACCAGATGTGGCTCGATGGCCTGTACATGGCTGAGCCGTTCTACGCCGAGTACAGCGCACTAACCGGCGATGCGGCCGGCCTCGACGACGTAGCCAAGCAGTTTGCGCTCATCGAAAAGCACCTTGTGGACCCCAAAACCGGCCTGCTTTACCACGGCTACGACGAAAGCCGCGAGCAGCAATGGGCCAATAAAGCCACCGGCCAGTCGCCCAATGCCTGGGACCGCGCCATTGGCTGGTATGCCATGGCGCTGGTCGAAACCCTTGACTATCTGCCGGCCGGCAATGCCAACCGTGCAGCCCTCATCAAAGACTTGCAGCGCCTGGCCCCGGTACTGGCCAAGTACCAGGATGCCAAAACCGGTACCTGGAGCCTGGTAATGGGCCACGAAAGTGAGAAAGGCAACTACGCCGAAGCCTCGGGCAGCAGCATGTTTGTGTACGCGCTGGCAAAAGGTGTGCGCCTGGGCTACCTCGATAAAAAATACGCCGCCGTGGCCCGTAAAGGCTACGAAGGCATTCTGAAGACCTTCGTAGCTACCGAAAACGGCGCGCTGGCCCTCAACGGCACAGTGAGCGTGGGCGGCCTGGGCGGCAAGCCCTACCGCGACGGCTCCTTTCAGTACTACCTGAGCGAGCCGCTGCGCAAAAACGATTTGAAGGGCGTAGGGCCGTTCATCCTGGCCAGCACCGAGATGGAGATTGCCCAGGAAAACGCCGTGGGCCAGGGCAAAACCGTGGGCCTCGACTACTACTTCAACCACGAGCTGCGCAAAAATGCCTTCACCGGCCAGCCCGAGCAGTGGCACTACACCTGGGAAGAGCGCACGCACGGCGGCTTCTGGCTGTGGGGCAACGAGCTGCGCGAGCTGGGAGCCAAAACGGTAGCCGTACCCGCCGCGCCCACCGCCGCCAGCCTCAAGGCGCTGAACGTGTACGTAATAGTGGACCCCGACACCAAAAAGGAAACCCCGCAGCCCCACTACATCTCGGCCGCCGACAGCAAGGTCGTGACCGACTGGGTGCGTGCCGGGGGCACGCTGGTGCTACTGGCCAACGACACGGCCAACTGCGAAATCCGGCACTTTAATGAGCTGGCCCGCAACTTCGGCGTGCAGTTTACCGACCAGAGCGTGAACATGGTGCAGGGCAGCCAGTTTGAGCAGGGCCGAGTGGACTTGACGAGCGGCGCGGCCGTTTTTAAGCAGGCTAAAATTGGGTATATTAAGGAGTTGGCAGTACTGGCGCTGCAAGCGCCGGCCCAGCCGCTGGTAACCAACAACGGCAAGGTTATCATGGCCACGGCGCAGCTGGGCAAAGGCCGCGTGTTTGCGCTCGGCGACCCGTGGCTGTACAACGAATACACCGACGGCCGCAAGATTCCGGCTTCGTTCGAGAACTTTCAGGCCGGCAAAGACCTGGGCCGCTGGCTGCTGAAGTAG
- a CDS encoding fumarylacetoacetate hydrolase family protein — protein MLLIRHGQPGHEKPGIVLDGQHYDVSDFAEDYDERFFATDGLRRLAAFVDVQRELLLPVPATQRLGPPVARPSKIVCAGLNYTDHAQEMGLPLPTEPVIFLKAPSALTGPNDAIILPKNSVKTDWEVELAVVIRKRAAYVDEADALNYVAGYALLNDVSERAYQLERGGTWDKGKGCDTFAPLGPWLVTPDELADPANLRLWLKVNGETYQSGSTANLIFGVPYLISYISQFMTLLPGDIVSTGTPAGVGSGRKPPRFLAPGDVVELGITGLGVARQTVRSF, from the coding sequence ATGCTTCTTATCCGCCACGGCCAGCCTGGGCACGAAAAACCTGGCATCGTTCTCGACGGCCAGCACTACGACGTTAGCGACTTCGCCGAAGACTACGATGAGCGCTTCTTTGCTACCGATGGCTTGCGCCGCCTGGCCGCTTTCGTGGATGTGCAGCGTGAGCTGCTGCTGCCCGTACCGGCAACCCAGCGGCTGGGCCCGCCGGTAGCGCGGCCATCCAAGATTGTGTGCGCCGGCCTCAACTACACCGACCACGCCCAGGAAATGGGCCTGCCGCTGCCGACCGAGCCCGTTATCTTTCTAAAAGCCCCTTCGGCGCTGACCGGCCCCAACGATGCGATAATTTTGCCCAAAAACTCGGTTAAGACCGACTGGGAAGTTGAGCTGGCAGTCGTTATCCGCAAGCGGGCGGCCTACGTAGATGAGGCCGATGCGCTAAACTACGTGGCGGGCTACGCGCTGCTCAACGATGTATCGGAGCGCGCCTATCAGCTGGAGCGCGGCGGCACCTGGGACAAAGGCAAGGGCTGCGACACCTTCGCGCCGCTGGGCCCCTGGCTGGTTACACCCGATGAGCTGGCCGACCCCGCCAACCTGCGCCTCTGGCTGAAGGTAAACGGCGAAACCTACCAGAGCGGCAGCACAGCCAACCTCATCTTTGGGGTGCCCTACCTCATCAGCTACATCAGCCAGTTTATGACGCTGCTGCCCGGCGATATTGTTTCGACGGGCACGCCCGCCGGCGTGGGTAGCGGTCGCAAGCCGCCCCGCTTTCTGGCCCCTGGTGATGTAGTCGAGCTGGGGATTACGGGCTTGGGCGTGGCCCGCCAGACCGTTCGCTCTTTTTGA
- a CDS encoding pectinesterase family protein has protein sequence MRLLILLWLFAASSATALAQSRQVVVSADGTGNYRTIQAALDAVPKGNHTPFTIFVRRGTYHEKLTLNKKQDFVKLLGEGSDPAAVVLTFDDFKGRLVNGDTLSTSNSATLRVYATDFAAENLTIQNTAGASSQAVAAWVYGDRAQFKNCRFLGFRDTLYPYGYGSRQLYKNCYIEGSTDAILGSATALFEDCTVFCKPGGICLMAPSTPDTVRYGFVLQRCHITGDAAASAYFLARPWKPFAKTVLLNCVLDAVVNPRGWDHWGKESNKQDTFFAEFKSTGPGATPKLRAPWGRQLTPEQASFYTRERVLRGWQPEQAVN, from the coding sequence ATGAGGTTACTCATACTTCTGTGGCTGTTCGCAGCCAGCTCGGCTACGGCCCTGGCCCAATCGCGGCAGGTGGTGGTATCGGCTGATGGCACCGGTAACTACCGCACTATTCAGGCCGCCCTCGATGCCGTTCCCAAGGGCAACCATACGCCCTTTACCATTTTTGTGCGGCGCGGCACTTACCATGAAAAGCTGACGCTCAACAAGAAGCAAGACTTTGTGAAACTGCTCGGCGAGGGCTCGGACCCTGCCGCCGTTGTGCTCACATTTGACGACTTTAAGGGCCGCCTCGTCAACGGCGACACGCTCAGCACTTCCAATTCGGCCACGCTGCGCGTGTACGCTACTGATTTTGCGGCCGAGAACCTGACTATTCAAAATACGGCCGGCGCAAGCTCGCAGGCGGTAGCGGCCTGGGTTTATGGCGACCGGGCGCAGTTTAAGAACTGCCGCTTCCTGGGTTTCCGCGATACGCTGTACCCGTATGGCTACGGCAGCCGGCAATTATACAAAAATTGCTATATTGAGGGCAGCACCGATGCTATCCTGGGTTCGGCCACGGCCTTGTTTGAAGACTGCACCGTGTTCTGCAAGCCCGGCGGCATTTGCCTGATGGCGCCCTCTACCCCCGATACCGTGCGTTATGGGTTTGTGTTGCAGCGCTGCCATATTACGGGCGATGCGGCGGCCAGCGCCTATTTCCTGGCTCGCCCCTGGAAGCCTTTTGCCAAAACCGTGCTGCTCAACTGCGTGCTCGATGCGGTGGTGAACCCCCGCGGCTGGGACCATTGGGGCAAGGAAAGCAACAAGCAGGATACTTTTTTTGCCGAGTTTAAGTCAACCGGCCCCGGGGCTACGCCCAAGCTGCGGGCGCCCTGGGGCCGCCAGCTCACCCCCGAACAGGCCAGCTTCTACACCCGCGAGCGGGTGCTGCGCGGCTGGCAGCCCGAGCAGGCCGTTAATTAG